From Deltaproteobacteria bacterium, one genomic window encodes:
- a CDS encoding N-6 DNA methylase produces the protein MDSAQIQNTLKALCKVMWDNNVTNPITYVTQISYLLFLKMIEEMDHEQKEAGNGNHRSLFGRYESEGEELDFDSLRWSVLASDPDNERMLRTLRDTLPLLARHPKLSLGARAVFRNAAVVIPSGAALRRAVDIIAPISFLGIDADVKGDLFEYLASELGGQKKAAQFRTPRHLIRVIVQMVDPRIGQTICDPACGSDGFPIAAYEHILLANTGPEFIREKIGPDGLPRRIGIGDRLSRAQWDFLQKGTFHSFDGDQDILRMAAMNAVLHGFDESPIVQRDSICGSEDKWDEIQFDCILENPPFSGSRGDAKRSLRIEKGDKYVLFLAHALRSLRQGGTAGIIFPNGILFGNTGSHLTVKERLLKEFDLQALVVLPKGMFEPYTPNPTCFMIFRNTGRPTQNVWFFKVDGDGSSLSRARKFGPQYRNDFLDLLRMWPGRETEEGRAWLVPAQKIIDNGFKMTLTDLGLIETETVEHLEPEEILSSVVAKEESIMQLVQEMRDCLEGMSDGGYTQDWLSEPFAEAVNRFQTRGRKLKTAEYQDSGILPIVDQGQTIIVGYTDNIGCKFQGPYPVVVFGDHTKNVKFIDFEFAVGADGVVLLRPRNESKLDIRYLYYWLKFIPLHNLGYSRHFKLLKEEEIAFPANLGEQRRIVERIEKLIFRADEVRHLRIQTEEQIDKQFKAALLAKAFRGEL, from the coding sequence ATGGACAGCGCCCAAATACAGAACACGCTCAAGGCCCTCTGCAAGGTGATGTGGGACAACAACGTCACCAACCCCATCACCTACGTGACACAGATCTCCTATCTCCTCTTTCTCAAGATGATCGAGGAGATGGATCATGAACAGAAGGAGGCTGGAAACGGCAACCATCGCTCCCTGTTCGGCAGATATGAAAGCGAAGGCGAGGAGTTGGACTTTGATTCTCTGCGCTGGAGCGTTCTGGCGTCGGATCCCGACAACGAACGCATGTTGCGCACCCTGCGCGACACCCTACCGCTGTTGGCCCGCCACCCTAAACTTTCCCTGGGGGCCCGAGCCGTTTTCCGCAACGCCGCGGTCGTGATCCCTTCCGGTGCGGCCCTGCGTCGGGCGGTGGACATCATCGCCCCCATCTCCTTCCTCGGCATCGACGCCGACGTGAAGGGGGATCTGTTTGAATATCTCGCCAGCGAGTTGGGCGGTCAGAAGAAGGCGGCCCAGTTCCGGACGCCCCGCCACCTGATCCGTGTGATTGTCCAGATGGTTGATCCCCGGATCGGCCAAACGATCTGCGATCCGGCCTGCGGGAGCGATGGCTTTCCCATTGCCGCCTATGAGCATATCCTTCTGGCCAACACCGGTCCGGAATTCATCCGTGAAAAGATCGGCCCCGACGGCCTGCCGCGCCGGATCGGCATCGGCGACCGATTGAGCCGCGCCCAGTGGGATTTTCTGCAGAAGGGGACGTTTCACAGCTTCGACGGCGACCAGGACATCCTCCGTATGGCCGCCATGAACGCCGTGCTCCACGGATTCGACGAGTCGCCCATCGTCCAGCGGGATTCCATTTGCGGCAGCGAGGACAAATGGGACGAAATCCAGTTTGACTGCATCCTGGAGAACCCGCCCTTCTCCGGTTCGCGCGGCGACGCCAAAAGGTCGCTTCGCATCGAAAAAGGCGACAAATACGTCCTGTTCCTCGCCCACGCCCTGCGGAGCCTGCGGCAGGGCGGCACGGCGGGGATCATCTTTCCCAACGGTATCCTCTTCGGCAACACGGGCAGCCATCTGACCGTCAAGGAGCGGCTGCTCAAGGAGTTCGATCTCCAGGCATTGGTTGTTCTTCCCAAGGGGATGTTCGAACCCTACACCCCCAACCCCACCTGTTTCATGATCTTCAGGAACACCGGCCGCCCAACCCAGAACGTCTGGTTCTTCAAGGTGGACGGAGACGGTTCGTCCCTGTCCAGGGCGCGGAAATTCGGCCCCCAGTACCGAAACGATTTTCTGGATCTGCTCCGAATGTGGCCCGGACGCGAGACTGAGGAGGGACGTGCTTGGCTGGTGCCAGCTCAGAAGATCATTGACAACGGCTTTAAAATGACACTAACAGACTTAGGCCTGATCGAGACTGAAACAGTTGAGCATCTCGAACCCGAGGAGATCCTCTCTTCTGTTGTTGCCAAGGAAGAAAGCATCATGCAATTGGTTCAGGAAATGCGCGATTGTCTGGAAGGCATGAGCGATGGTGGTTATACTCAAGATTGGCTAAGCGAACCTTTTGCTGAGGCGGTAAATCGTTTTCAAACCAGAGGCAGGAAGTTAAAAACAGCAGAATATCAGGATTCAGGGATTCTCCCTATTGTTGATCAGGGACAGACAATAATCGTCGGTTATACTGACAATATTGGATGCAAATTTCAGGGACCATACCCAGTAGTCGTCTTTGGTGACCATACAAAGAATGTCAAATTTATCGACTTTGAATTCGCTGTTGGCGCAGATGGAGTAGTTTTGCTGCGTCCACGAAATGAAAGTAAATTAGACATCAGATATCTCTACTATTGGCTCAAGTTCATACCGTTGCATAACCTTGGATATAGTAGACATTTCAAACTGCTCAAAGAGGAAGAAATAGCATTCCCCGCAAATTTAGGCGAACAACGCCGAATTGTAGAGAGGATCGAAAAATTGATCTTCCGAGCTGATGAAGTTCGTCATTTAAGAATCCAAACAGAGGAACAAATAGATAAGCAATTCAAAGCGGCCCTTCTGGCCAAAGCCTTCCGGGGGGAACTGTAG
- a CDS encoding ATP-binding protein translates to MAKVVQIPTINDLPADFERVFSIWNQANDYFEEVRFDFSRCHFLRPNAVAFLGGLARLIASRQGTAIFDWDTLRDSAIKMNLRQNGFAEMFGQPYSGWTGHSIPYREDRFQDVNAIMDYLTDYWLGRGWVQVSPRLRDAIVGRMWEIYNNAFEHSGSEIGVFSCGQHFPQQNELCLSVVDFGQGIPAKVRNYLSSDSRAGQLTAAGCLRWAFQRGNSTAKADFARGLGLDLLKEFIRLNQGKLEVYSNEGYVVIDQNGERFENRPVSFEGTVFHITLRCDEALYRFADEADAEPPF, encoded by the coding sequence GTGGCCAAGGTGGTCCAGATCCCGACAATCAACGATTTGCCGGCCGATTTCGAGAGGGTCTTTTCCATTTGGAACCAGGCGAACGACTATTTCGAGGAGGTGCGTTTCGATTTTTCCCGTTGTCATTTCCTCCGCCCGAATGCCGTGGCGTTTCTCGGCGGATTGGCCCGGTTGATTGCATCTCGCCAGGGAACCGCGATCTTCGACTGGGATACCCTGCGCGACAGTGCGATCAAGATGAATCTACGCCAGAACGGCTTTGCCGAAATGTTCGGTCAACCATATTCCGGGTGGACAGGCCATTCCATCCCATATCGTGAGGACAGGTTCCAGGACGTCAACGCGATCATGGACTATCTGACCGATTATTGGCTTGGACGCGGCTGGGTGCAGGTGAGCCCGCGCTTGCGGGACGCCATTGTCGGCCGCATGTGGGAAATCTACAACAACGCCTTTGAACACAGCGGATCGGAGATCGGCGTTTTCTCCTGCGGCCAGCATTTTCCACAGCAAAACGAGCTGTGTCTGTCCGTCGTGGATTTCGGGCAGGGAATCCCGGCCAAGGTCCGCAATTACCTGAGCAGCGATTCTCGCGCCGGACAATTGACGGCCGCCGGTTGCCTGCGATGGGCTTTTCAGCGGGGGAACAGCACTGCCAAGGCGGATTTCGCACGCGGGCTCGGTCTGGACCTTCTCAAGGAGTTCATACGCCTGAATCAGGGAAAACTGGAGGTTTACAGCAACGAAGGATATGTGGTAATTGATCAAAACGGCGAACGTTTTGAGAATAGGCCTGTTTCCTTTGAAGGGACCGTTTTTCACATTACATTGAGATGCGATGAGGCCCTTTATCGCTTTGCGGATGAAGCGGATGCCGAGCCGCCGTTTTGA
- a CDS encoding STAS-like domain-containing protein, which yields MKMTIKEMIGPRCIIREDGQKVYDSIYPLLQRGETVTLDFTEVSQFASPFFNFAIGQLLKDISEEDLRRLLQIENLDPTGKLVVERVIDNAGRYHANVDYRNIVDSILQQQAQESA from the coding sequence ATGAAAATGACTATTAAAGAGATGATCGGCCCGCGTTGTATCATCCGGGAAGACGGTCAGAAGGTTTATGACTCAATCTATCCCCTTCTGCAAAGAGGTGAGACCGTGACGCTTGATTTTACGGAGGTGTCGCAGTTTGCATCGCCTTTTTTCAATTTTGCTATCGGTCAGTTATTGAAGGATATCAGTGAAGAGGACCTGCGCAGACTGCTGCAGATTGAAAATCTCGATCCGACCGGAAAGCTGGTGGTCGAGCGGGTCATAGACAACGCCGGACGGTATCACGCCAATGTGGATTATCGAAACATCGTGGATTCCATTCTCCAGCAACAGGCCCAGGAGTCGGCATAA
- a CDS encoding PIN domain-containing protein, whose amino-acid sequence MAISYAIQAAVVDIKADSPNSKDVFFVDTNVWYWMTYPNAATGAFPGQLSDYPAFVNRVLAAGAKICHSGLSLAELSHLIEKTGREIYIKTTGDIKTKEYRHNLPGERSRVASDVEAAWGQVKSLSSPLVLTVDEKTTDASLDRFRTEKLDGYDLFILETMKNNGLVKIITDDGDFATVSGIEVFTANRNILLAARAQDKLLMRINNAP is encoded by the coding sequence ATGGCAATCAGCTATGCCATCCAGGCGGCGGTGGTGGACATCAAAGCAGATTCTCCGAACTCAAAGGACGTCTTCTTCGTTGACACGAATGTCTGGTATTGGATGACCTATCCGAACGCCGCCACTGGCGCATTTCCGGGCCAGTTGTCAGATTATCCGGCCTTCGTCAATCGCGTGTTGGCCGCGGGAGCGAAGATTTGCCACTCGGGCCTTTCCCTGGCTGAACTATCTCACCTGATTGAAAAAACGGGGCGCGAAATCTATATTAAAACGACTGGTGATATCAAAACCAAGGAATACCGGCACAATCTGCCCGGCGAGCGTTCCCGTGTGGCATCTGATGTGGAGGCTGCATGGGGGCAGGTGAAATCCCTCTCTTCACCTCTTGTCTTGACCGTGGACGAGAAGACAACGGATGCCTCTCTGGATCGTTTTCGGACAGAGAAGCTGGACGGCTATGATCTTTTCATTCTTGAAACCATGAAGAATAATGGTTTGGTCAAGATCATCACCGATGACGGAGATTTCGCGACGGTTTCCGGGATAGAGGTATTTACCGCAAATCGGAATATTCTGCTTGCGGCCCGTGCGCAAGACAAACTATTGATGAGAATCAACAATGC